TCAGAACAACAGTTGTTGGACTTGCGATTGATACCGCGCTGGGAGTGATCGTATATGTGGCACCACCGTTAGCAGAATTAGCGGCGCCGCCGTTATAAAGGTCAGTAATCGTAAATGCTGATGTAGCGGGTACAACTGTAGTATTAAAGCCCGATCCTGTCTCAGTAAATGTTAATGTAATCGTATTGTTAATAGGATCTAAAACAGCAGAATAATCTAGTGGAGCGGTGGTATCCAATACGTATGACAAAGTAGTTAAAGAGCCTTGTGCTCCGGTAGATAGGGTTTTTGCCTGGAACTCAATAAGATTAGAGCCATCTATGGTCGTTGCACCAGTGACTCCTCCAGTTAATGTGACGCCATTCCAGCTGACATTAACGCCACTAACTTTATTGGTGACATCTGTCCAAGTGATACCCCCATCCACACTGCCCAACAGAGCCTGCCCAGAAATCAAAACTTTGCTTAGGGTTGCTGTAATAGTTTGGGAAGATGTGTAAGTAATGATATCGGTAGCATTAACGCCGGTATCGGCAGAAATTCCGATTCCACTAATCGTCGGCAAAGTAGTATCAATTGTGATGGTTGTTGTATTACTTACAGGGGTTGCATTTGCGCCAGTTACAGGATCGGTTTCTGTAGCGGTGAAGGTGTACGTACCATTTGCAAGCGGGGTTGGGGTCGTAAAGCTCCAGTTTCCGCCTGTATCAGGAGTGGCGGTTCCGGTATGCGTTACCCCAGATACAACGTAGCTGATAGTAACCACCCCATGTGGATCTGCAGTACCAATTACAGTAGGTTGACTGGCAGAAGGATAGGCAACGCTAGTAATTGAAACATTCCCAAGCGATCCATACAAAAGGTAATCTTGCATAGCAACCGATCCAAAGCCAGAGGTGTTGCCCACCCTAAATTGAATAGTGTATTTGTTGTAGTTAGAGTCAGCATATCCCGTTGTTAGGGTTGCTCCATTCCAGCTAATTGCTGTACCACTCACCTTATTGGTCACATCAGTCCACGTCAGACCACCATCAACCGATCCTTGCAAGAAGGATCCTGATGGCAAAGTTGCACTAAGGGTTGCGGTAATGGTTTGGACTGCAGTTGCAGTCACAAAGTCCGAGGGTGAACTTCCGGTATCAGCAGATATTCCAATATTACTAACAGTAATTGTGGGTAACGGAGAAAGGACTGCGAAGCTAAAGGTATCCGTTAAGTTATTAATGGTATCTCTAGCAGTAAATGTGTAATTACCATCCACAAGAGACTGCACGCCCACCAAAGAAAATGACCAGGTACCATCTGAATTAGTGGTAACGGAACCTATCACAGTAGCGCCATTTTTAATTTCTAAGACCACCCCTGCTGCTGCCGTGCCTGAAAGTACGGGCGATCGGTCAGCTGTGGTGGTTAAGCCACTATCACCATCCACAGCAATGATATTAGGCGCGACCGAACTGGCGCTATCAATTAATAAAGCATATGAAGGTGCTGCAGTTGAGAATGAAGTAGTTTGAGATACAACTGAACCCGACCCAATATCAATCGTATCTGGGTATGAAGATGAAACCGAGTGGGTGGTGGATGTAAAAGTGCTGCTAGATGAGCCAAACTGAAATGTAGAAACAAAGGTATTTGAGTTATTTGCCCCATCATTCAAGACAATGCTAACGGTTCTGGTAGAGGTACTTGTGCTAGTCCGCGAGTAGGTAACGGCCCTTAAAGCAGCCTGCCATTGCGCAGTGGTTGCGGTAGATCCACTAGAGGTCAAAGTTAAAACGTTCGACGAGGAGTTATAAGATGCTGCAATATTTCCGTATGTAGTAGCAGATGTATTGGTAAATGCCAGTACATTTCTTGAGCTGGTTGATGCAACAGTCATTGTTGCGGATGCGAAATGCGTACTGTCGCCATCAAAAATCATCAAGCTGGGGACAACTGGATACAAAACGCCTGAGGATGCAACGGTCGTTTGGTTAGCGCCCGCAAGTATTGGCGCTAAACTGGGGCTAGACCTTGATACTGCTATGGAAGCCGTCAGCACTGTTGATAAATTAGAACTTGCCTCACCATTATTTGCCTGAAAACTAAGGGTTCTGGTAGCGGTTGACCGACTACCGCTTGTATCGGAGTTCAAATACGTCACGCTTGAGAGCGCATTTGCCCACTGCAATAAAGTTGCAGTACCGCCAGAAGATGCTAATGAAAGTACACCTGTGCCCGAATTGTAGGTAGATGTAATATTCCCGTAGAGGGAGCTGCTGTTGTTTGTAAATCCAAGCTGATCTACGCCAGAAACAAAATTAGTGGTGATGCCTACAGTAGCCGATGCAAGCGTGGTCTTGTTATCTGCAACCTTAATTGCCATTCCACCAGTAGCTGAAATAGCGCCACTATTGTTGTAATCTGTTGTGGATGGAGAGGAGGCACTTGTTAGCACTGGTGCTGTGATCACTGGAATTACCGTCACAGTAGTAGTTCTTACTGCGCTATAAAGAGCCGAAGTCGTACCAGTTTTAATCTGCCATGAAATTGTTCTACTTAAGTTGGCACCAGCATTAGTGGGGTCTGTTGCTGACGAATGAAAAGTAATGGAGCGCAATGCTGCCTGATAATCGGCAATAGATGGCGTTTGACCACTTGCAGCAGTTAAAGTGTAGTAACCGGTTGGAGATGCAGTAAATGTAAATTTAGATCCGGTGGTTGCCGCCAGGATATCCCCCGTAACCCCAGAGTTGATCGAAACATATACTGCGGAAGGCGTAGTAGACCCCACTATGGATATGGCTGCGTCTAAAACAGCATAAGATCCGCCAACCGTGTAACTAGCAGCCGTTGAAGCAACTGCGGTAGTTGAATAAATCGCTCTAAAGGTATGATTGCCTGGATCCAATAATCGAGTAGTTTGATTAATTAAATTAGAAGCCGCCCCAAATTGCATCGACCAAGCTTTTGAATTTGCGGCAACACTGGCGGTTCCGACGTAGGAGCCATCTGCATAGACATCCACGTAAGTAGTTGCAGTAGTTGAAGCTACGGCAGAAATTTGGCCGACTATATTGGGTGATGTATCGGTAGTAGCTGTATGTTGCAAGTCGGCTACAGAAGATCCCGTCCAGGATGCTGCGTCTAGGCCAGTTACAAGTGCAGCAATACCGCTACTTGGGATGCTTGCGGCTGTAACAACGTTATAAGGGAGCGTCGCGCTTGCACGCACCACTCCATTTGCATCAAGCAAAGTAACTTGCAGTGAGTAGGTGCCGCTTGGCACCGAAGACCAAGTTGCTGATGAGCTATAGAAATTACTATTTAATATAAGATTTCCAGCAACAGTTGTGCCTACGGCTTGTGTAATTGGGCCGGTTTTAGTTAAAGATGCAATATCCTGCCCAGCACTATTAATTAGGTTGTACTCAACGGTATAGGTTCCAGTTGTAGGAACGGTAACTACCGATGACACGGCTGCATTAGTTTCAGCAATAGAAGTTAAGGTATAGGTTCCAGAACCACCATCGATGAGAATTTGAGCTGAAGAAACCCCTACAACCCAACGTCCGCCATTATTTGCTTGTGTCTGGGTACCATTATCATCAGGAACCACCCGAACAATGTAGTCTCCAGCTCCTTGGGCCTTGATGAAAGTGGTGATATCTAAAGTAGTGGTGCTCCAGGTATTGTTTGTACCGTTTAGATATCCAACAAATTGCCAAGACGCTGCGCCACTCTTTTGTATATAGACGCCATCCCATTCTGAATTGGCATTACCAATTGCGTATGGGACTCCATTGCTTAATAGCCCGTAATCCACGTCATATGCTTTAAGAACTAATAATGCGGAGCTACTTGCAGCAGTTATGGTGACGGCATTAAATGTGATGAGCTTGCCAGCGCCAATGAGACCTGAGGTAGATCCGGAGGTATCCACGTTGGTACCGGTAGTAGCGGTGTATGAACCACCTAAATCATGAACGTAACCATTGATCGCCACCACATCAAAAGCGGCTGCAGATAAAACCACGCCAGAGCTTGCCTCAAGCGTCCAGTTACCCCCCAGATTAGAGGGACCGGTTAAGTCGGCGGAGGCGGCGACATGCGCCCCACTTGCCAAAGCAAAAGCATTAATAAAAGATTGTCCTTGAACGCCTTCACCCACATAACATCCATACAGCAGAATATCTCCACCACCTTGGACCAAGGAGTTTCCGATTGCAGATAGATCATCGGCATAATTAGATAAAGAATCAATAGTGAGATCAAGGGAGCCAAAGAAAAGTTCTGCTGGGTTACCGTGACTAACTATATGAATCGCATTGATGTTGGATTGGCCGCCAAGATAATCGGCCATCTCTCGCAAGCCATCACCCTGGCCATCGATCAAGACAACCTCAACACCAGGTCTCACAAAACTTGCGAGCTGCTCCCAATTAGCAACATTGGAATCCAAGAAAACAACTTCATGAAGTCCGCCATCCAATGCGGGATCTGCAGCAACCAGTTGACGTGCTTCATAACGGCCTTGACTATCAAAAGCGGCCACCTTTTCTAATAGCTGCCGTTCAGCGCTCAGGGTATCTGATTTCGAAACATATAGATCGATCACGCCATCAGGTTGAAGGGTTTGGGCAATCGCAACAACGTCATTAGAACGACTAGATAAATCAGTTCCAACAAAATTGGTGGAACCTAAGTTAAAGCTAGCATTAGAAGAAGAAGCAATGATGTGTATGGCAGCAAGATCAGCATAAGCGCTTGAGATACTTGCTATCTGCGACAAACCATCCTCACCGGGATTCAAAAGAACAACTTCAACCCCCGGCTTTGAGAGTTCTGCAATTTGCATGGCATTAATCGCATTAGCATCAGCAAAAATGAGTTCTGAAACGGAATCTGCCTGCGAGTTATTTGTGATGGTAGCTAAATGCCAGATGGAGTTTTGATCAATGGACAAATCTGTGACCTTGACATTAATTCCTGAGGCATCAGACAAGGCGCCTTCTGCACTACTTATGTCCAAATTAGAGTCGAGTTGCACCAAATCAATTTGTGGTGATGCGCTTAATTTAGAACCCCATTGAGAGATCCGATCAATTTCAGAAGATAATGCAGAGGCACTGAATTGAGAAGTTCCCAACCAGACCTGACCCGAGAGGTCTGTTTCACCAGCTAGGGCTAACAAGCTAACATTTTGATGTGAGGCCAAGTAATCAGTTATTTGCTGTATTCCATTGCTAGTAGAGTCCACCCACACTACATCGACGGATGAAGAAGGTGCCACATCAAACGCAGGAAAGGCGCCAGAACGAGAGTCCACAAAGACAACCTGATTTACTGCAGATGGAGCAGTTACGGGGGAATTTTTTGTCAAAGCAAGCAATGCGCTTGCCTCAGGCTGGAGCGCTGGCGCAGATTTTGTTGCGGCAACTGGCGCAGCAACAACACCATCAAACAACATACGCTGCTCAAGAGCAATCATGCTAGGTTGATTGCTTTTAAACCAAGCGTGTTTTAGTTTTTGACTTTGCTTCATTTCACCACCCCTTGCTGGGTCACTTGTTTATCCGGCGTATCGCTTGGCGACTTTATTTCTACCGTGCCACTCATACCTGGTGTGAGCTCTGCAAATTCACCATTCACGATTGCTGCAACCTTAAATGTCTGGCTTACGGGGTCAATGCGAGCACCCACTCGAGTAATTTTTGCGGGATAAGATTTCCCAGTCTCATCAACCTTCACTTGGAAGTCATAGCCATTTACCAACCAGGTAGACCACTTTGAGGGGACTATAAATTCAAGCTCTAATGCGCTATTGTCTAAAATATCTAACAGCGGTTGGCCTGCTTGAACAAACTGCTGGGCACGGACTTTTTGCTCCGCTACGCGACCATTGAATGGTGCAAGAATTTTGCATTTAGCTACTACAGCACCCAATTCATCGGCCTCAGCTTTTGCCTTTTGATATTCAGACTGAGAATTTTCATACTCAATACGCCCTACAGATCCTAGGTCCAATAACTTTTTATTGGTAACGTAATTTCTTTCAGCAATCATCATGGAGGCTTTGCTCTTCTGAAACTGGGCCTGTTGGGTTTTGCAGTCAAACGTGACAAGAGTCTGTCCAGCCTTGAATGACTCACCCTCTCTGAAATCAAATTTATCTACTTTTGCAGCAAGTTCTGAAGCGACCGTGGTGTAGGTCACTGGACTTAATTGCGCCCTAATAGACTGATCACCTAGCCCGGCATTATCGTCAATAACAGCCTCATTTTTTGAAAGGGAGCTCTCAACCTCAACGGACTTATCTTCAGTCAAGCTATGCCATGGGCGCCATTCAATCAGCACCAATACCAAAAGCACAAAAGCTCCTAGTACAGCAGCAGACGATGGCTTACGCATGAATGCTAATTAACGGGTAGCAGAACTTGAACTAGAATTCACCGCAACCGCATCGCTAGATTTTGAGGTCTCAGATACTGGTTGGGGCTGCAGCTCAACTGGTGGCAACTTGCCTGAGTTCCACTCTTCGAAAGATTTCTTCACAATCTTGGTGAGATCACCCAAAGAGATGTCATTGACGCTACCAATATCAGGCTCCATACCAGAGGTAGCTTGCATCTTTCCGCTGGCTGCGAACAGCTGTGACAGCGCTTGATATTTTCTGAGTTTGCTAACGATCGCAGATGAATTTGCCGCAACTTTTTCAGCTTGACTTGCTGCGCCCTCTTTTTCTTTATCTGCGGTAATTTTTGCAATCTTCGAATCGACTTTATCAATCTCAGCGGAGCGTTGATACAACTGCAATGCATTTTCTAATTGCTGTTTAGATAAGTAAACCTGACCGATTACTGCCATCTGTACCATCATGCGCTTTTGCTGAGCTAAATCTTGATTTGCATCAGCAAGCTTTATGGTGGCAGGTGCCGTGAGGATGTTCCAGAGATTAAAGCTGATCTGCGCCGCACCCTCCACCCAATTTTTATTAATATAAAAACTGTTATTCGTTGCTTGAGGACCATAATTAAAGCTGATGCCTGGTAGCAACTTCAAAATTGATTTATGCGTTTCCTCAACAGCAATACGAGCGTTATAAATACCTTCTTTCAAGTCGGCATTGTGTGCAAGCGCCCTTACTTCGAACTCCCGAACATCCGCATGAGCATAGGAGTTTGGAGCTGTAATTTTGTCCGGATCTTCCAAGGTATAGCTTGTACTTGCGGGCAAGTTGATCAATTGATTCAACTCAATCTTGGCAGATGTAAGCTCTTGATCAATCGTTTCTAAAATCTTGACGTTATCTAATAAAGATTTTTGATACTTCAATGCATCAATAGGAGCCTTTAAGCCTTGGGAATCAGTCTTCCTGGAATTTTCCAAAGCTTCATTAGCTTCCTTAACTGTCTTTTGTAAATCAGACTTCAATTTCTGTGCGGAGGCAGCTCTTAAATAGGCAACCTGAATATCCTGAACCAACACGTGCATCGTTCTACGGCGTTTTTCTGAGGCAACAATGATTCGATCTGCATTTTGACGCGCATTAAAATAACTGACGCCAAAGTCCAATAAATTCCAACTCAGCATCAAACCGGTTGTGTCATAAGTCTTAGCCGATGAAACAAAAGGCTCATTTAAAGACGGATTACCTGAATAAGCGCCGGTAGCAGTAGTGATGAAGTAGTTATTGCGATAGTTGTAACCTGCATTAGCTACAACCTTAGGCAGCATATCGTAATTCGATAGGTCTGATACGCCCATCGCTATAGCCTGCTCCATCATTTTTGAGCGGTAATCAAGGTTGTACTTGATACCTCGAGCAACCGCCTCATGCAATGTCAGAGACTTGCCTACCGGCTCAACCTCTTTCTGAGCTTTAATTCTGTCTTGATAAAGGAGTTTTTGCTGCTCATCTTGAGTAATAGGCTTGGGAAGGATGGAACAACCGTCTAACAGCAATACGGCTGCTATTAAAAACCAAAAAACACCTGACTTACGTGCTTTAGACACAGTTTGCATGAAGCTTCCTAAAACCTGCTATTAATTATTTCCTAACTGATTGATTTTTATATTAAAAACCTCAAATTAGCTCTCGGGCGATTATACATTTTAGGTGCAAAAATGTCATTAATTTGAAATAAATTATATTTGCGAGCTTCATTTAAAATTATTAAAAGCCTATATTATTCAATAAGTTACATAAATTTATTGAATACCGTAATTTAGTCTTTTAAGACAAATAACCACTAGCAGTTTAATATTTGGCATGCCAATTTCAGCCCTAAATTCACGCATTTCGTTTGACTACCCCCAGCAGAATGCTGCGGGAGCCACCTGTACTTCCCAAGCTTGGGCAAAAACCCCTCCTCAGCTTCATGGCACAGAAAAAGCCACCGTTATTTCCCGCATCAAGCAATTGTTGATTGAGAAAGATGCCGCACTTGTTGCTCACTATTACGTTGATGGCGATATTCAAGACTTGGCATTAGAGACTGGTGGCTACGTAGCTGACTCACTTGAGATGGCACGCTTTGGCAAAAACCATTCCGCCAAAAATCTGATTGTTGCTGGCGTCCGCTTCATGGGTGAATCCGCAAAGATCCTTAGCCCAGAAAAACGGGTGTTCATGCCCGACCTCGATGCCACCTGTTCGCTTGATTTAGGTTGCGATGCTACTGACTTTGCTGCATTTAGAGCAGCGCATCCTGATCGCGTTGTTGTGGTCTATGCAAATACCAGTGCTGCAGTAAAAGCCCAAGCCGATTGGATGGTGACAAGCTCATGTGCATTAGCTATTGTTCATCAACTCAAAGTAGAGGGCAAAAAAATATTATGGGCACCCGATCGCCACTTGGGTAGATATATTCAGGAGCAAACTGGTGCCGATATGTTGTTATGGAATGGCGCTTGTATTGTTCATGATGAATTTAAAGCAGTTGAGTTAGAAATGCTTAAAGCGGCTCACCCTAACGCCATGATTTTGGTTCACCCCGAATCTCCGCAAGCAGTAGTTGACCTTGCAGACGTTGTAGGCTCTACCTCAGCCATGATTAAGGCAGTAGTGGAAGGCGCTGCAACTGAATATATTGTGGCAACTGATAATGGCATCTTGCATCGCATGCGTCAGCTCGCTCCGAATAAGAAATTGATCGAAGCGCCAACCGCTGGCAACAGTGCAACCTGTAAGAGTTGTGCGCACTGCCCATGGATGGCTATGAATGGTTTGCAAGGAATTTTAAATTGCTTGGAACATGCCTCTGGTGAAATCTTCATTGATGAGCCTATTCGTGTTGAGGCTTTAGGTTGTATTGAGCGCATGCTCGACTTCACTAAAATTCATCCAGATCTTTTGACCAAAGCGCAACATGGCTTTGTAAAGAATATTGGTGCCGCTTAATTATGTTTGAATACAACGAAACCTTAGAGCAAGCTCGTCAACGTAATATTGCTGATGCGCTGATGGAGGATATCGGCACTGGCGACTGGACAGCCAAACTCGTTCCTAGCAAACCAGTCAAGGCGCAACTCATTGTTCGTCAAGAGGCTGTTCTTTGTGGCGTAGATTGGTTTGAAGGAACACTCAAGAAGCTCGATCCCAATGCGAAAGTTACCTGGCATTACATGGAAGGCGATCTCATGAAGCCTGATACCAAGGTTTGCGATATCGAGGCTGACTCCCAAGCCCTGCTCTCTGCTGAACGTACTTGTATTAATTTCTTACAAACGCTTTCTTGGACAGCGAGCATTACCCGTCAGCATGTTGATGCAATTGCAGGTGCTAGCCCCAATCCTAAGGGGTGTGCCGTGTTAGATACACGCAAGACTATCCCGGGATTACGTCAGGCTCAGAAGTATGCTGTGCTAGTGGGTGGCGGCAAGAATCAACGTCTAGCCCTGTGGCATGGCATCCTGATTAAAGAGAACCATATTGCTGCTGCTGGCAGCGTGACCGCTGCATTAAAGAATGCACAAGATCTTAATGCTGGGGTAGATATTCAGATTGAAGTAGAGAACTTTGCCGAACTTGATGAAGCTTTGGTGGCCGGGGCAAAGAGCATCCTGATCGACAACTTCAATGCCGATCAAATGAAACAAGCTGTTGCAATCACTGCTGGCCGGGCTTTGCTGGAAGCGTCTGGCGGCATCAATTTAGATCAAATGCGCGCCATTGCATCTACTGGCGTTGACCGCATCTCTCTTGGTAAGCTCACCAAGGATGTGTATGCGGTTGATTTCTCAATGAGAATCTTGGGTTAAGCCTCTTTGGCCTTAAGCTCCCCTGCCTTTGTAAATCAACTGCTTCTCTAGCGCATTACGAATAAATTCAATATTGTTTCGTAGGCTATAGCATTCAGCAGTTGCTAGTTTTGCTGCTTTTGATCGGAGTATCCTGCGCTCCATCTCATTGAGTACCTCAATATATTCAACACGAC
This region of Polynucleobacter sp. JS-JIR-II-50 genomic DNA includes:
- a CDS encoding VCBS domain-containing protein, which encodes MKQSQKLKHAWFKSNQPSMIALEQRMLFDGVVAAPVAATKSAPALQPEASALLALTKNSPVTAPSAVNQVVFVDSRSGAFPAFDVAPSSSVDVVWVDSTSNGIQQITDYLASHQNVSLLALAGETDLSGQVWLGTSQFSASALSSEIDRISQWGSKLSASPQIDLVQLDSNLDISSAEGALSDASGINVKVTDLSIDQNSIWHLATITNNSQADSVSELIFADANAINAMQIAELSKPGVEVVLLNPGEDGLSQIASISSAYADLAAIHIIASSSNASFNLGSTNFVGTDLSSRSNDVVAIAQTLQPDGVIDLYVSKSDTLSAERQLLEKVAAFDSQGRYEARQLVAADPALDGGLHEVVFLDSNVANWEQLASFVRPGVEVVLIDGQGDGLREMADYLGGQSNINAIHIVSHGNPAELFFGSLDLTIDSLSNYADDLSAIGNSLVQGGGDILLYGCYVGEGVQGQSFINAFALASGAHVAASADLTGPSNLGGNWTLEASSGVVLSAAAFDVVAINGYVHDLGGSYTATTGTNVDTSGSTSGLIGAGKLITFNAVTITAASSSALLVLKAYDVDYGLLSNGVPYAIGNANSEWDGVYIQKSGAASWQFVGYLNGTNNTWSTTTLDITTFIKAQGAGDYIVRVVPDDNGTQTQANNGGRWVVGVSSAQILIDGGSGTYTLTSIAETNAAVSSVVTVPTTGTYTVEYNLINSAGQDIASLTKTGPITQAVGTTVAGNLILNSNFYSSSATWSSVPSGTYSLQVTLLDANGVVRASATLPYNVVTAASIPSSGIAALVTGLDAASWTGSSVADLQHTATTDTSPNIVGQISAVASTTATTYVDVYADGSYVGTASVAANSKAWSMQFGAASNLINQTTRLLDPGNHTFRAIYSTTAVASTAASYTVGGSYAVLDAAISIVGSTTPSAVYVSINSGVTGDILAATTGSKFTFTASPTGYYTLTAASGQTPSIADYQAALRSITFHSSATDPTNAGANLSRTISWQIKTGTTSALYSAVRTTTVTVIPVITAPVLTSASSPSTTDYNNSGAISATGGMAIKVADNKTTLASATVGITTNFVSGVDQLGFTNNSSSLYGNITSTYNSGTGVLSLASSGGTATLLQWANALSSVTYLNSDTSGSRSTATRTLSFQANNGEASSNLSTVLTASIAVSRSSPSLAPILAGANQTTVASSGVLYPVVPSLMIFDGDSTHFASATMTVASTSSRNVLAFTNTSATTYGNIAASYNSSSNVLTLTSSGSTATTAQWQAALRAVTYSRTSTSTSTRTVSIVLNDGANNSNTFVSTFQFGSSSSTFTSTTHSVSSSYPDTIDIGSGSVVSQTTSFSTAAPSYALLIDSASSVAPNIIAVDGDSGLTTTADRSPVLSGTAAAGVVLEIKNGATVIGSVTTNSDGTWSFSLVGVQSLVDGNYTFTARDTINNLTDTFSFAVLSPLPTITVSNIGISADTGSSPSDFVTATAVQTITATLSATLPSGSFLQGSVDGGLTWTDVTNKVSGTAISWNGATLTTGYADSNYNKYTIQFRVGNTSGFGSVAMQDYLLYGSLGNVSITSVAYPSASQPTVIGTADPHGVVTISYVVSGVTHTGTATPDTGGNWSFTTPTPLANGTYTFTATETDPVTGANATPVSNTTTITIDTTLPTISGIGISADTGVNATDIITYTSSQTITATLSKVLISGQALLGSVDGGITWTDVTNKVSGVNVSWNGVTLTGGVTGATTIDGSNLIEFQAKTLSTGAQGSLTTLSYVLDTTAPLDYSAVLDPINNTITLTFTETGSGFNTTVVPATSAFTITDLYNGGAANSANGGATYTITPSAVSIASPTTVVLSFAGISISALDSLSVDYVQPLSGNQLQDIAGNKVVTFDPPVYNPISILAVADTAVALEAGGVNNATSGTDPVGNVLSNDAGASLTVNQITAGVTSTAVNPGTSYQSGAAGADGTYGILSIGSDGSFQYVVDNTLAAVQALTSLTHLTDTFTYQAIDGSGNVSTATLTITINGANDAAVVSGATTGSVTEKSGVSNGTAGTATATGTLTDTDVDNTANTFAAVASATASSGGYGTYTIDASGHWSYTLDDTNAAVQALNVGQTLTDTFTVATADGTQQVVTITINGANDAAVISGTSTGSVTEASGVSNAITGTPTATGTLTDTDIDNTANTFSAVSSATTSTGGYGTYTIDAGGHWSYTVSNSNATVQALNVGQTLTDTFTVATVDGTQKVVTITINGANDAAVVGGTSTGSVTEKGGVSNGISGTATATGTLTDTDVDNTANTFTAVGSATTSISGYGTYTIDSGGHWSYTLDDTNAAVQALNVSQTLTDTFTVATADGTQQVVTITINGANDAPVGSVITSLSASEGTAITPKVIPAFTDVDNTAGQLTYSATLSGGAALSTIGLSFNASTRTLSGTPTAGSAGTQTIVVTGTDSGSLSATSSFTMTIVAAGTVMSSDDSASATEASGLLNAIAGTNPSGNVLTNDTGPSLSVDKAAVGSSLGLTPTVVTSGGVTLTGAYGSLLVAADGSYTYSVDNANSTVQALNAGSSPLTDAFTYEALGNTGHVSTATLTITINGANDAAVVSGATTGSVTEKSGVSNGTAGTATATGTLTDTDVDNTANTFAAVASATASSGGYGTYTIDASGHWSYTLDDTNAAVQALNVGQTLTDTFTVATADGTQQVVTITINGANDAAVISGTSTGSVTEASGVSNAITGTPTATGTLTDTDIDNTANTFSAVSSATTSTGGYGTYTIDAGGHWSYTVSNSNATVQALNVGQTLTDTFTVATVDGTQKVVTITINGANDAAVVGGTSTGSVTESINLMTVSTSGTLADSDVDNTANTFTPALVETMSSNGYGTYTIDASGNWNFTLSNSNPTIQALNVGQFLTDTFTVTTADGTQKVVTITINGANDAAAISGTVAGSVLEAGGVNNATAGIATVTGTLTDTDIDNTPNAFTAISSAASTHGTYSIDSSGHWSYTLNDSDSQVQALNDHQTLADTFTVTTIDGTQQVVTITINGANDAAVAPNISNETGIEDVAITPKVIPAFMDVDNSAGQLTYSATLSGGAALSTIGLSFDSATRTISGTPLAGSAGVYHIAVTATDPGGESATATYTVTVNSADSTTTTVAVGPQTYPIFYPQVVPPSSGPNTFDALMQVEFIDLSGEMDAWGRPILKDKDRLNLSVTPSQAQKSQFVKASLANTALNGPIPLPVASPQAPDRPAEKATVVTQAGLRNTLTPPDAVPSVSGQVNYDLPRGTFTGGHGALTLVATQKDGAPLPTWVKFDAATGKVTADVPATMQTPLDIKIHATDSKGDKAETNLKIKPLAPRPQSFTGKPPLSAQIESIVRLVA
- a CDS encoding TolC family protein produces the protein MQTVSKARKSGVFWFLIAAVLLLDGCSILPKPITQDEQQKLLYQDRIKAQKEVEPVGKSLTLHEAVARGIKYNLDYRSKMMEQAIAMGVSDLSNYDMLPKVVANAGYNYRNNYFITTATGAYSGNPSLNEPFVSSAKTYDTTGLMLSWNLLDFGVSYFNARQNADRIIVASEKRRRTMHVLVQDIQVAYLRAASAQKLKSDLQKTVKEANEALENSRKTDSQGLKAPIDALKYQKSLLDNVKILETIDQELTSAKIELNQLINLPASTSYTLEDPDKITAPNSYAHADVREFEVRALAHNADLKEGIYNARIAVEETHKSILKLLPGISFNYGPQATNNSFYINKNWVEGAAQISFNLWNILTAPATIKLADANQDLAQQKRMMVQMAVIGQVYLSKQQLENALQLYQRSAEIDKVDSKIAKITADKEKEGAASQAEKVAANSSAIVSKLRKYQALSQLFAASGKMQATSGMEPDIGSVNDISLGDLTKIVKKSFEEWNSGKLPPVELQPQPVSETSKSSDAVAVNSSSSSATR
- the nadA gene encoding quinolinate synthase NadA; translated protein: MPISALNSRISFDYPQQNAAGATCTSQAWAKTPPQLHGTEKATVISRIKQLLIEKDAALVAHYYVDGDIQDLALETGGYVADSLEMARFGKNHSAKNLIVAGVRFMGESAKILSPEKRVFMPDLDATCSLDLGCDATDFAAFRAAHPDRVVVVYANTSAAVKAQADWMVTSSCALAIVHQLKVEGKKILWAPDRHLGRYIQEQTGADMLLWNGACIVHDEFKAVELEMLKAAHPNAMILVHPESPQAVVDLADVVGSTSAMIKAVVEGAATEYIVATDNGILHRMRQLAPNKKLIEAPTAGNSATCKSCAHCPWMAMNGLQGILNCLEHASGEIFIDEPIRVEALGCIERMLDFTKIHPDLLTKAQHGFVKNIGAA
- the nadC gene encoding carboxylating nicotinate-nucleotide diphosphorylase: MFEYNETLEQARQRNIADALMEDIGTGDWTAKLVPSKPVKAQLIVRQEAVLCGVDWFEGTLKKLDPNAKVTWHYMEGDLMKPDTKVCDIEADSQALLSAERTCINFLQTLSWTASITRQHVDAIAGASPNPKGCAVLDTRKTIPGLRQAQKYAVLVGGGKNQRLALWHGILIKENHIAAAGSVTAALKNAQDLNAGVDIQIEVENFAELDEALVAGAKSILIDNFNADQMKQAVAITAGRALLEASGGINLDQMRAIASTGVDRISLGKLTKDVYAVDFSMRILG
- a CDS encoding efflux RND transporter periplasmic adaptor subunit; translation: MRKPSSAAVLGAFVLLVLVLIEWRPWHSLTEDKSVEVESSLSKNEAVIDDNAGLGDQSIRAQLSPVTYTTVASELAAKVDKFDFREGESFKAGQTLVTFDCKTQQAQFQKSKASMMIAERNYVTNKKLLDLGSVGRIEYENSQSEYQKAKAEADELGAVVAKCKILAPFNGRVAEQKVRAQQFVQAGQPLLDILDNSALELEFIVPSKWSTWLVNGYDFQVKVDETGKSYPAKITRVGARIDPVSQTFKVAAIVNGEFAELTPGMSGTVEIKSPSDTPDKQVTQQGVVK